In Rhodopirellula sp. P2, the DNA window CCGTAATCGTCGACACCAGCGTAGATGGCCAGCGAGCTGATCAGACCGATGTTCGTGCCTTCGGGAGTCTCAATCGGACAGATTCGTCCGTAGTGAGAAATGTGCACGTCACGGACTTCAAAGCCTGCCCGTTTGCGGTTCAGACCGCCTGGGCCGAGAGCTGACAAGCGGCGTTCGTGTGCCAGTTGCGACAGGGGGTTCGTCTGGTCAACGACCTGAGACAGTTCGCCACGACCGAAGAAGAAATCGATCGCTGCGGAAACACTCTTGGGGTTGATCAACGAACGCGGTGTCATGTCTTGAGCGTCTTTGACACTCATGCGTTCTTGGACCGTGCGGCGCAGTTTCAAGAAACCCTTGCGGAGTTCTTCGCTGGCCAGTTCGTCGATCGTACGCAGGCGTCGGTTGCCCAGGTGGTCAATGTCATCGATCTCGGCACCGCTGTCCGCATCGAACAAGTCGATCAGGTAGCGGATCGCGGCGATCATGTCGTCCGGACGCAACGTCATCACCGTCTCTTCGACGCCCAGATCGAGTTTGCGATTGAGGCGGAAGCGACCGACTTTGCCCAACCGATAACGATTGTCGTCGTAGAACTTTTCTTGGAACAGCGTGCGTGCTTTTTCCAATTGAGGCGGGTTGCCTGGACGCAAACGTTGGTAGATCCGCAGCAACGCTTCTTCGTGGCTGGCGGTGTTGTCGTCGGCCAGGGTGTTGAAGATCAACGGAACCTTGGGCAGGTCCATGGCTTCGACGGAGGTCACGCCAGCGTTGCAGATCGTTTCCGACAATTCGGTGGTGATCTTGTAGCCGGCTTCCACGATGATTTCGCCCGCACGCTCGTGGCCGCTGGGGTAAACCACGTCGTCGACGGCGATCTTGTTTTCGATCTTGGTCGAGTCCTTGCCACCGTTCACCTTGATGGTGCCGGTTTCGTAGAACGCCGACAGCAGATCCGCATCGGTGCTGTACTTGGGATCCATCGCACGCAGCAACATGGTGGCGGCAAACTTGCCGCTTTGGTCAATGCGGACCGTCAGCGCGTCTTTCTTGGTGACGTTGACTTCGATCCAAGAACCGCGTTCGGGGATCACGCGGCACGATGGCAATTTGCGATCGGTCGTGGTGTCCTGTTCCAGAACGAAGTCGACACCGGGGCTGCGGTGCAGCTGCGAAACGACGACACGCTCGGCACCGTTGATGATGAACTCACCACCGCCCAGCATGATCGGCAGGTCGCCCAGGTAGACTTCCTCTTCGATCGGTTCTTCGCGGTTCAGACGCAACCAAATTCGCAGCGGCCGACCGTAGGTCAAACGCAGCTGACGGCATTCCTGAATCGTGTAACGAGGTTTCCCCAGCTCGTAATACAGGTACTCCAGCGTCGTGTTCCCGTCGTAACTGGCGATCGGGAAGATTTCCCTCAAGACGGACTCCAGCCCGTGATCTTTGCGAGCGTTGCTGGCCGCATCTTCTTGCAGGAATGCCGCGTAGGACACTGTTTGCAAAGCGGTCAGGTCGGGCAAATCGAACTGGCCCAAGCCGGTGCCGAATTTGCGAATCGAGGTGGGTTCGAGGCGACGCTGAGTCGTAGTTGCCATCGTGAGTGGGAGCTCCTTCGCGGGGAAGAACAAAAGCACCAACACAGCCCGGAATCCGCCCACACATTGTTTGGAGCTTGATTCTTCGAAACTGCATCGATGAGATGACGAAATTGGTTCGAGAGAACTCCGACGGTGCCACGCCGTTCGCGAGCAAGCTCCGCCTTCTTTTGCCAATCAAAAATTCGATGGAATCGAAGTTTCAATTGCGGCTCTCGCTCCCCAACGCACTCGCAGAACGAAATTCAAACCGTGAAACCCATTGCCAACAAACGAATCCGTTCGAGGGAATTGGCTTCGCGAATCAGAACCGCGAATAGAATGGAGGGAACGTAACTCTTATCTCACAAAGGACTTCGTGAGGAAAAAGTCATTGCCGAAAATAGAAAGACAGAACGAATACAGACGCGTCACGCAACACCGGGCCGAAGATCACTTTCGAAACTTTAACGATTGATCTTGCATCCGCAAAGGGCAACCAAACGAATTTTGGTCTGGTTTATGCTCAGAGGGCACTTGGCGGCAGAAAAGAGGGGCGAGCGTCCGCGGCCGGGCACGTCATGTACCCGGCCCGTGAAGCCGTCGTGAACAATCGATTCAAAACCTGGTTTGCACGAAAAGATCGCGAAAAACAATGGTTTTGAGGCAATTCATCAACGATGTCAGCCCGTGGCCGCAAGCTGACCGCGTCCGGCTCCACGCTAGGCGAACTCGCGGAGGTCCGGATAAGCCTACGTGCATTGATGGGACGGTCAACATCTGATTCTTCAATTTTGATCGCCACCCCAGCCTGAATGCTGGAAAGAATGAAGTGTGCTCGCGATGACGACACTTGGCTAACCGGCGTTGCTAGTTCAGGTTAAGTCACCCAGGTTGCCGAGACTGCGTTGCTAGCAAAAGCTGCCGGGGTGAAAAAAAAGTCTCGGTGAAGTGCCGAGGGGCTTCTCGCCCGCCTTTCCCAGTCACGCTAGGTTGTCTGGCGGGCCGGGACGCGGTCGCCTGCGGTCCACCGGGTGCCTGCCGTCCACCGGTGGTGGGGCGGCGGTGCAAAATCGCTTGTGTGGCCCTCTGTGCCGCCCTTCCGGCACGCTTGCAGCATCCCGTTGGCCGCGTCAAAACCTCAGTCCTCTCGTTCGATTTTCTGTTTGGAGCCAAGATGTCATCCCCCGAGCCATCCTCTCGCGAAGTTCAGTTTGCTGGGCCCGTTCATTTGGCGGTTGATCTGGGGGCGTCCAGCGGACGTGTGATCGCCGGCGGGATGGACGAGGGGCGGTTGGAGCTGGTCGAGACGGGACGGTTCGTCAATCGGCCTGTGAAGGTTCAGGATGCGATGCTCTGGAATCACCTGCAATTGTGGCAGGACATTCAGGATGGCTTGCGGGACGCCGCATTGCGGGCTCAGTCTGATTGGACGCAGGCCACGATCGCGTCGGTGGGGGTGGATACCTGGGGGGTGAGCTTCGGGTTTGTGGATCCTCGCGATCAGATTGCTGGCCCAGTTTGGCATTACCGTGACGCGCGACACCGTGGGATGGTCGAGAAGATCTGCGAGATCGTTCCGAGGGAAACGATCTTTCAAGAGACCGGCATGCAGTTCATGGACATCAATTCCCTGTGCCAGCTGATTGCGGCGAAGCAGAACGGGGATTCCGTGTTTGAGACCGCGGAATCGTTCCTGATGATGGGCGACTTGTTTCACTGGTTGCTGTCCGGGGAACGGTCGATCGAAGCCAGCAACGCATCGACCACTCAGTTGTTGAATCCTGCCACGCAAACTTGGTCCACCAAGTTGTTGGACAGCTTTGGTTTGCCTCGCAGTTGGTTTGCGGAGCCCACAGCGGCTGGAACGACGATCGGCAGCGTCCAGCCCAGCGTCGCGATGGAAACCGGGCTGCACGATGTGCCGGTGATCTTGCCTGCCACCCACGACACCGCGTCAGCGGTGTTGGCCGTTCCCGCAGACGGCTTCGCGCCGGCGTCGCCCGATTGGTGCTACATCAGTTCGGGGACATGGTCACTGATGGGAGTCGAGATTCCGCAGCCGAACGTTTCGCCCTTGTGTGCGGAGTTGAACTTCACCAACGAAGGTGGCGTCCGAGGGAGCACACGGCTGTTGCAAAATATCGGTGGGTTGTGGATTTACCAGCAGATTCGCGCCGCGCTCGATCGCCAGGGCAACGCACCGTCTTGGGCAGAGATGACCCAGGCCGCTGCTGGTGCCGAGCCGTTTGCGTTGCTGGTCAATCCGGATGATCCCGCGTTGGTCGCTCCCGACAACATGATTGACGCCATTTGCGGGTTGGCCGGTCGGACGGGGCAGCGAGTTCCCACGGACAATGGGGTTCTGTTCCGAGGTGCTTTGGAAGGGCTCGCGCTTCGATACCGAATGTGCCTGCAGCACTTGGAGTCACTGACTCAGTCGCACATCCAGACGATTCATATCGTCGGCGGCGGTTCGCTCAACGCGTTGCTGTGCCAGATGACCGCCGACGCATGCGGTCGCCGCGTGGTTGCCGGTCCGGTCGAGGCCACGGCGATCGGGAACATTTTGATGCAAATGATCGGAAGTGACTCGCTGCATTCGATCGACGAGGCTCGCCAATTGGTGCGGCATAGTTTCCCGACGCAAATCTATGAACCTCAACGCACCGATCGTTGGGAAGAGCCAGCAGCGAAGTTCGCGACTTTCTTCGAATGAGAAGCCGATGTCAGCTTTGGATCCGATGAGCGCGGAACAAGAGAGGCTCGCTGCTCTCAAGCAAGAGATTCGAATCGCAGCCCAGGCGGCCCGTCGAGAGCAAGTTGACAAAGACGGTGTCAGCCAAGCGGTCACCGACACTGTTCTCCAGTTGCCTGTTTACCAGGAGGCGGGGTGCGTGATGTGGTACATCGACGTTCGGGCCGAGGTTCGAACCCGGCACGTTTTGCCAGCGGCCATTGAAAGTGGCCAGCAAGTCATCGTTCCGTTCTGTGTCGATGGCGAGTTGGAGCTGTTTCGTCTGGAGTCGATGGAGGAGCTTTCCGAAGGGGCGTACCGAATCTTGGAGCCTCGTGAAGAGCTTCGCGGTGTGGCGTCCAGGCGTGTCTCGGTCACGGACCTGGATTTGGTTCTGGTCCCCGGGGTTGGGTTCGATCGGCAGGGTGGCCGCATCGGACACGGCAAGGGCTACTACGACAAACTGCTTCGCAACGTCCGTCCCGACGCACCGTTGGTTGCGTTGGCGTTTGAATGTCAGGTGTTCGACGCGATCCCGGTGCAGTCGCATGATATCTGCATGGACATGGTCGTCACCGAGACTCAGGTTTACCAAGGCAGGGGCCGCTCTTCGTAGGCTCCCAAGATTCGTTTGCGATGAGCAGCGAAGGCGGGGGCAGGGCATGGGAAGCGGCATGACCTCAGTGATGGTGTCGTGCGGCTTTCGCGTCTTTTGGTCGAGACGTTTTGCTTTCCGCTCTCGGAGAAAGAGGCCGTGCCGTTTCGCAAGCGGGTTGTGCCGACTGGGCAAGTTGCGGTGTTGCGATGGTCTGCGGATGGCACGGCAATTTTCGCGACCGGGTTGGACGATAAGCCAACGACACAGCCGACGCGGAGTGGCTGGTTTCTTCCGCTCATCGATTGGGATTCTCTTCCATGCCGTTTCTCTCCGGTAGCCTTTCCTTTGAACGTTTTCGCGTGAACCAGTTCGAGGATGGCCCTTTCGGGCAAGAACACATCGACCGGATGGCAGAGAATGTGGCCGGGCGAACAGAAACCGCCAACGAAGAAAACGTGCACCTGGGGTTTCTGGGCGGCGATCACCTTTTCGATCAAGATTTCGATCTCGTCAAAAACATCATTGACGATGCCGTTCACTTCGGCGTTCGAGTGGACACCAACCAGGTTCCTTCGGTGATCAAGAAGGCTTGGTTGTCGATGGAACTGGCGGCACTCAGTCGCGAAAATCCGGGCGGGAAACCGACCAAGTCGCAACGCAAAGAAGCCAAGGAAGCGGTCGAGCAACGCTGTGAGAACGAAGCGTCGACGGGCAAGTACCGCAAGTTCCAACAGCACGCTTTGTTGTGGGATTGCAGTCGCGACCTTCTGTACTATGGCGGAACGGCGGGAACCGGCAGTGGGCACTGCATCGATTTGCTTGAACGCGTGTTCGGAATCGAGTGCGGTCACATCAGTGCTGGTGTCGTGGCTCAAGATTGGGCGCGTGACAACGATCGCTACGCCGAAATGGACGACGTGATGCCCGCCAGCTTTGTTGCGGGAGAAGGGTTCAGTGGCGTCGCCTGGGCCA includes these proteins:
- a CDS encoding rhamnulokinase; amino-acid sequence: MSSPEPSSREVQFAGPVHLAVDLGASSGRVIAGGMDEGRLELVETGRFVNRPVKVQDAMLWNHLQLWQDIQDGLRDAALRAQSDWTQATIASVGVDTWGVSFGFVDPRDQIAGPVWHYRDARHRGMVEKICEIVPRETIFQETGMQFMDINSLCQLIAAKQNGDSVFETAESFLMMGDLFHWLLSGERSIEASNASTTQLLNPATQTWSTKLLDSFGLPRSWFAEPTAAGTTIGSVQPSVAMETGLHDVPVILPATHDTASAVLAVPADGFAPASPDWCYISSGTWSLMGVEIPQPNVSPLCAELNFTNEGGVRGSTRLLQNIGGLWIYQQIRAALDRQGNAPSWAEMTQAAAGAEPFALLVNPDDPALVAPDNMIDAICGLAGRTGQRVPTDNGVLFRGALEGLALRYRMCLQHLESLTQSHIQTIHIVGGGSLNALLCQMTADACGRRVVAGPVEATAIGNILMQMIGSDSLHSIDEARQLVRHSFPTQIYEPQRTDRWEEPAAKFATFFE
- a CDS encoding 5-formyltetrahydrofolate cyclo-ligase, which produces MSALDPMSAEQERLAALKQEIRIAAQAARREQVDKDGVSQAVTDTVLQLPVYQEAGCVMWYIDVRAEVRTRHVLPAAIESGQQVIVPFCVDGELELFRLESMEELSEGAYRILEPREELRGVASRRVSVTDLDLVLVPGVGFDRQGGRIGHGKGYYDKLLRNVRPDAPLVALAFECQVFDAIPVQSHDICMDMVVTETQVYQGRGRSS